The genomic interval AATGTTGGCATGGTGGCCGGATAATAGCACGTCCGGCACCTCCATGTCTCGAAAGACCCTCGGCTTGGTGTATTGGGGATATTCTAATAAACCTTGAAAGAAGGAGTCCTCTTCATAGGAAGCACGCTCCTTAATAACCCCGGGAATCAATCGCGCAATGGTATCAATCATGACCATGGCCGGCAATTCACCACCGGTGAGCACATAGTCGCCAATGGAGTATTCGCTATCGACAAAATGGCGTATCCGCTCATCAAAGCCTTCGTAATGCCCGCAGACAAAAGATAGCTCGTCACGGTCGGCAAGGCGAACAGCATCGGACTGGGTAAAGGTCTTTCCCTGAGGCGAAAGCAAAATGATTTCGCTGTTATCGCTCATCGGTGCATTGGCTTCCATGGCCGCAATCAAGGGCTGGGGCATCAGCACCATTCCCTGACCGCCCCCATAGGGCGTATCATCCACATGCCGGTGCTTGTCCAAAGCAAATTCGCGGAAGTTAATGACCTCTAAAGAAAGAATGCCCTTATCTTGAGCCTTTCCCAAAAGGCTGGCGGATAAGGCACCGTCAAACATTTCCGGGAAAAGCGAAAAAACGCGTATTTTCATGGTTATTCGTCCCTTAATCCGGCCGGTAATTGCACATCCATTTGGCCAGCGGCCAAATCAACCCGATTTACCACCGTTTTTAACGCCGGCACGTAGATCCTTTTCCCATCGGTCCCATGAACAACATAGACATCATTTGCCCCGGGTTGCAACACTTCCCTTATCTCTCCCAGGCAGATGCCGTCCTCATAAACGGAAAGGCCGATTAAATCGTCAATGTAAAAGCGATCCGGCGGCAAAGGCCGCCGCTGATCAAATGGGATGAGACAATCATAGCCTTTAACCGCCTCGGCAGCGTTACGGTCTTCCAAGCCGTCCAGCTGTAGTAAGACGCTCCCCTTGTGGTATCGGCGGCTCCGGATGGTATATTTTTCCACCATTTCTTTATGCGCCAGCATGATTTCATCCAAGTCATCAAAACGTTTGGGATCATCGCAGAGCGGCTTTATTTTCAACTCACCGTGAACGCCGTGTGCTGCCTGGACTTGACCGACGGTAACCGTTCTCAATTTAGGCATTGGGCCGACGGATGTCGATGACGACATCATCTTTGATGACCACTTCGCGGTTCAGGTTCAAGTTGAAGGGTTCACCAACGGCCAATTCGGTGACAAAGTTGCCCTCACCGGCCGTCACCTCTTCCCCTTCAGCTAAAATATCAACCGCTTGCTTACCGCTTTCAATTTGTTCCCGGTAAACAGCAATTTTTTGCCGTTCCATGTTGAATTGCTGCCGCAATTGTTCAATTTGCGGATGTGCCTTCAACGTCAGTTCGGTCATGGTTTTATCCATTTGTTTATCAAAATTAGCCAGTTCTTCGTCAATTTTCGCAATCTGCTCATCAACTTCAGCTAAGGCTTTTTCTTTATAGGCTTGTGTAACCACTTGTTTGTAGGTCACTTTGCCCATAACAGTTAATTTTTCTTCGCTCATGGATGGCTCCTTTCTAAAAAATCCGGAATCCCAACGGGCTTCCGGATCCAATCTTTATTCTACAATTTCAACATACACTTTTTTATGCATACGAGCGCCTACCGCTTTGAGCACCGTGCGCAAAGCATTGGCAATTCGGCCTTGTTTACCGATAATCTTGCCCATATCTTCGCCGGCGACTTGCACTGTTACGTTAACGGCTGTGTCGCTCTCTTTGATACGAACTTCAACCGCTTCCGGATAATCCACCAGTGCCTGCACCAAATGTTTGACCAGTGCTTCCATGGTTACCACTCCTTAAGCATTTTTCTTCACGCCTGCTTTTTTGAAAAGACTGCGCACTGTATCGGACGGCTGAGCACCGGTAGAAAGCCATTTCTGTGCTTTTTCTGCGTCAACCTTGATATCAGCCGGGTTTTTATTCGGATCGTAATAACCAATTTCTTCGATAAAACGACCGTCACGCGGTGCACGGCTGTCAGCTACGACAATACGATAAAAAGGTTTCTTTTTAGCGCCCATGCGTTTTAATCTGATTTTTGTTGCCATTCTTCCTCACCTCCTATGTGAGATTACAGCCCGAAAAAGGGTAACCGTTTCTTTTTACCGCCTTTTCCGCCGGCCATTTGTGTTAATTGTTTCATCAGCGTTTGCGATTGGTCAAATTGTTTTAACAGTCGGTTGACATCTTGCACGCGCACGCCTGCACCTGCCGCAATGCGCTTGCGGCGACTGCCATTTATGATTTTCGGGCTTTGACGCTCTGCTTTGGTCATGGAAAGAATCACAGCTTTACTGCGTTCCATTTCCCTTGCGTCAATCTTAACATTCTTTAAAGCCTTCTTGTTAAGCCCCGGAACCATCTCTAAAAGAGAATCCATATCCCCCATTTGCTGCATTTGGGTCATTTGTGCTAAATAATCTTCCAAGGTAAAGGATTGGTTGATAATCCGTTCTTGGATTTTCTGCGCCTCTTCCTCGTCAAAAGCTTCCTGCGCTTTATCAATGAGCGTCAAGACATCGCCCATCCCCAAAATACGGTTGGCCATGCGGTCCGGATGAAAGGGTTCAAGCGCATCCAGTTTTTCACCCATCCCGATAAACTTAATCGGGCAACCGGTCACTTCCTTAACGGACAAGGCGGCACCACCGCGCGTATCCCCATCCAGTTTGGTGAGGACCAGTCCGGTAATGGCCAAGGTCTCATTAAACCCATCTGCCACGCTAACGGCATCTTGACCCGTCATGGCATCGATCACCAGTAAAATTTCGCTGGGATCCACAGCCGCTTTAATGCCCTCCAACTCTTCCATCAGAGCGGCATCAATGTGCAGGCGGCCGGCCGTATCCAAGATAACCACGTCATTGTTGTGTGACCGCGCATGCTCCCGGGCCCGCACGGCAATATCAACCGGGCTTTCATCCGTACCTTCCGAATAAACAGGAATATCCAGCTGGTCACCGAGCACTTCCAATTGCTTGACCGCAGCCGGTCGATAAACATCGCACGCCACCAGAAGAGGTCTTTTTTTCATTTTATCCCGCATGTAGCGGGCCAATTTACCGGAGGTGGTTGTCTTACCGGACCCTTGCAAGCCGACCATCATAATTACTGTTGGCGGCTGGGAGGCAATTTGGATTTTTTCCTGCTCGCCACCCATCAGCTGGGTTAATTCATCGTGGACGATTTTAACCACTTGCTGGCCGGGTGTCAGGCTTTCCATCACTTCACTGCCTAAGGCGCGGTCCTTAATGTGAGCGACAAAAGACTTAACCACTTTATAGTTAACGTCTGCTTCCAGTAAAGCCAGTCGCACTTCTTTTAAAACATCTTTTAAGTCTGCTTCACTAATCTTGCCTTTACCAGTGATTTTAGAAAAAACATCTTGTAGGCGATCCGCCAATCCGTCAAAAGCCATCGTTTTGGCCTCCTTTCAAGATTGAGAGCACATCCATGGCCACTTGGAAGACCTTGGCATCTCCGCCGGCTAAGTCCTTTATAGCCCCTTCCAGCTGTGTATAATAAGCCTGGTATTGCTCATCTTTTTTTGCCAAAGCCAACCGATTTTCATAATCGGTTAAAAGCGATTCCACGCGCCGCAAGGTACTGTGAACGGCTTGACGGGAAGTATCCATAGCACTGGCAATCTCCGCCAGTGACAAATCCTCTTCATAATATAAAGTAAATAAATCCCGCTGTTTGTCCGTTAACAAGGGGGCATAAAAATCAAACAAACGCGTTATCTCTGCAAGATGACCTAACGTTGTACTCAATCCATCACCTGTCAATCTTTTTCCCTTGACACCTGTAGTATCATAGCAAGTTTATCCCTTACTGTCAAGATTTTTTTCACCGGTACTGCCGAAGCCTCCCGTCCGCTGGGCAAGAGCTTCGTCATCATCGCAAAGAAGGTGGGGTAAAAAAACACCCTGCATAAATCGCTCTCCGGCAGCCAGGGTCAAGACGTCCCCTTTTTTACTGTCATTGGTAATCGTGGTCAGAATATGACCTTCATTTAGTGCGCCGTAGTAGTCGCTGTCAATAACGCCAATGGTATTCGCCAATTGCAAGCGATAGCGAATCCCTAAACCGCTGCGCGGCATCAGCAAAAGCACCACCCCTTCAGGCATGGCTGCACGGATGCCCGTTGGAATGCAAATGCTTTCACCCGGTGACAAGTGAATTTGAAAGGGCGTGTAAAAATCATATCCCGCACTGCCGGCCGTGGCACGGACCGGCAAGGAGATCTTGCGATAAACCGCTTTGATGTCCAAAACAGAATATCCGTTTTTTTCAGCGTCCTCTGCAAACTGTTTTGCACTGACTTTTTCAAAATAAATCATCTTAACCCTCCAAAATAACAGCTTATTCTTGAAACACAAATGCCAAACTGTTATAATTTTAATGTTAGTTTAAAAAGAAAAGGGGATTTTCATGGGTCGTATACATAATATTGAAGGCAAAAAAAATAAGATGGACAGCCAACGATCGGCAAGCTTTACCAAACATGCGCGCAACATCAGTGTTGCAGCCCGTATGGGTGGCGGTGATCCAGCCTACAATGCAACGCTAAAATTGGCCATCGATAAGGCAAAGGCAGATAATATGCCCAATGATAACATACAGCGGGCTATAAAAAAAGGGACCGGCGATAACGATTCAGACAAATTTGAGCACATTACCTATGAAGGTTACGGTCCCGGTGGGGTTGCCATTATGATTGACTGCTTAACCGATAATAAAAACCGAACAGCCGGTAATGTCCGCCACCTCTTGGATAAAAATGGCGGCAACCTTGGTACCAACGGTTGTGTGGCCTTTCTTTTTGAACGCAAGGGGGCCATCGCCATTGATCGTGCAGAAACGCCGATAGGCGAAGATGAATTGATGGAGCTGGTACTTGAAAACGGTGCTGAAGATTTCATCAGCGAAGCGGATTATTTCGAAGTCATCACCGGACCTGAAGATTTTTCACCGGTATTGGATGCCTGTCGAGAAGCCGGTGCTTCGATTATCACCAGCGATATCAGCATGCTACCGGTCACCACTGTCGAGGCCGACAAATCAACTTCCTCTAAAATGGAAAAATTGCTCAATGATTTAGAAGCCGACGATGACGTACAAAATGTCTACACAAATGCTCAATAATCAAAGGCCAGACCAGCTAAAAAGCCGACCGATTCAAGTTGAATCGGTCGGCTTTTTTTACCTGCGACAAAATCGGCAGCAATGATTCTCCGGTGCCGGCCATTCATAAAAACCGTCACCGCATACAGAGCAGGTTTCAAGAGGCACTTCTAGCAAAATATCCCAACTTGGATTAGCCAAGTCACCGATACGCAAGGGCGCATCCCAATGCAAGCCGCTAACGGGACATACATCTTGACACAAACCACATTGGCTGCACAATACCGGCGCATAACTCAGCGCCTTACCCATCTCTGTTTCATCAATCCGCAGTGCCTCACGGGGACAAATAGCTGCACAAGCGCCACAAAATTGACAAGCCGTCGCCCGCAATCGTCGATAGGGCAATTCTTCCTGCCAAGACGCTTTCGGGTATTTTTGATAGGGTCGCATAAGGAGGGCCCGACGCGATATGGGCCTCCCTTCTGCTGCTGAAAAATAGTGCGCGGTTTGTAATTGCCATTCCGCCTTGCCGGTTTTTTGCAGCCGTTGCCAGCCTGCAGCAATAAATTCCCGACGGTTGCTTGTTGGATCTTGGAAGCCCAGCAGGTCACCGGGATTTTGGACAATGGTCAGTCGCTCCCGATAGGGCAGGGAAAGCTGTTCCATCCGCCCTATCAGGGCCTCTGCCGACCAACTGTTGACACAAGGCCGGCAGGACTCTTGATCAACATAGAGAATCAGTTGGGAGACATGCTGTAAAACCGTTGCCAACCACTCCGGTTCCAACTGGGTGAAACAGCTGATGCGTCCATCAACCGACGCACCACTTACATCATGGGTACAGCCGATGACCGGGCAAGCTTTTCCGCGGCAATAGTCAGCTAACAGAAAGCTGTCAAGGGTATAAACCCGCTCCGGGCAATCACGAACGCAACGTCCGCAAGCCCGACAGCGCTCAACGAGCGGTCCCTTATCCGTTAATACAATCCCTTTTTCAGGGCAAATATCTGCACATAAAGAGCAAGTCGCCAAAGGGGACCGGCAGCGAACGCACAGGTCTGCATTCGCTGTTATGCGGCCCAATAATTTTTGAGCCCCCCATCCTAAAACGTTCACAGCGCATCAGCACCTTTTGGTAAGGAAATGGTAAAAGTAGACCCTAGGCCAGGCACGCTTTCCGCCAGCAAGGTTCCTCCATGCGCCTGTACAATAGACCGGGCAATCCACAAGCCCAAGCCGGCGCCATGGCCGTCAGCCTCCACTGCCTCTCCGGCAGTGTCAAAGGCGTTAAAAATACGCCCCACTTGCTCCGGGTTCATCCCCCGTCCGCTATCTCTTATGTCTAAATACAGATGGGCATCATCCTGGCGAATGGCCAGATGAACCTCTCCGCCGGACTGGGTAAATTTAAAGGCATTGTCGACAATATTCACCAAAACCTGACGAAATTTATTTCTATCCAGCTCAACAACCGTACCTTTAGGGATATCGTTAATCAGTTGAACACCGGTTTGCTCCATGCGCAGTTCAAACTGACCTTGAATTTCCAGGCCCAGTAAATAAAGGTCTGCCCGTTCAGGAGACAGCACGACTTTGTCACCGGATAGCCTTGCCCAATCGAGCAGTTGATTGATCACATAAAGCAAGGCATCCGATTCCTGGATAATTTTTTTCGTATAAATATGTTGCTTAGGATTTAGCGGCCCGGCCATTTCTTGATCCAATAATTCGCCGAACCCTTTAATGATATTTAATGGCGTCCGCAGATCATGGCCAATTTGTGCCACATAATAAATCCATTCGTTTGCCTTTGACTCATGCATGGTCGGCCTCCATAAGCTCATCTGCGTGCGATTGGACAATCTCCAGGATGTCTTCATAATGCGCCGCTTCTTCATCGCGAATGCGCTTTAAAATCAATTTTTCCGCCTCTGAGTCAACCATATGCAGTAAGGTCTCATAATAAAATACCGCTGCTTCTTCTTCGGCCAAATAGGTCACCATAAATGCCATGATGCCTTCAGAAAAATCCGGTGGTCGATGTATTGCCCTGCAGTTAAAATCAGGCACTTGCCGGCCCAGCATGCCGGCCAAAAAATTGGCATGGCTCAGTTCTTCTTGGGCATAAGAAATAAACCGTATTTTTATATCAAATGCGCTAATTTCCTGTGCCATAGCAATAAAGGCCTCAGCTGATTTAAGCTCATCGACCAATCCTCTGCACAAGACCTGTTCAAAATCTTGAAGCATAGGCCCTCCATTACTTCATCCGCAACCGAAAATCCAATTTTTGATGCTGCTTTAACAAGGGAAAACGCCGCAATTTAAAAATACGCACGATTGACGATACCAAGATAAAAGCCAGCGCAATCGCACCACAGGCCACTAACGAATTGGTTGCATATCGCATGGATACAGGGATATTGCCATTGATAAAGTTTTCGATAGCTCGGTAGACCCCGGCACCAGGTACAATCGGCAAAACACCAACAATCAGATAAACCATAACGGGCACCTTCGTAACACGCGCCATAATTTCAGCGTAAATAGCCAAGGCAATGGATGCTATAAAAAAGTCAAAGGCCTCTCCGGCAATGACGTTCAAATCAAAGGCCAGCTTACCCAAGGCACCGCCTAAAGATGTCCAAAAGACCAATTGACCGCGCAAATTGTACAGAAGCGCAAAACCAATGCAGGAAAAAAAAGAAAAAATATAGATCATGTCAGCCATTTCCACCCTTCTGAAACCGCCCAATAACCGACGGTACTGCCGATGGCTATCGCACTACCGACTAAGGTACATTCCAGCCCGGCTATCATCCCGGCCAAAAGGTCACGCGCAATCATATCACGAATAGCCGTTGTAAAGGCAATACCTGGAACCAATATCATCAAGGTACCGGTGATGATGCGTCCGAGGTGAAGGTCTGGCATAAATAAAGAACAGCCTGTTGCTACCGTTGTGTGGATCAGGCTTGCTACTAGGGTGACAAAAAAAGCATTGGCATGAAAACGTTCCATTTGCATACAAAGTGCTTTGGCCAAGGCAACGGCAGACATGGCCACCACAGCATCTTTAAGGGTACCGTCAAAAAACAAGGTAAAGAAAAAGCCAATCAAAGCAGCTGCAAACAACTGGGTCGGAAACCCATAAACAGGTCCTCGGCGAATTTCTTGCGTATGCTGACGCACTTCAGCCAGGGGTGGTTTTTGCGCACAAATATACCGCACATAATCATTGACCTCGCAAACAATTCTATAATTGGTGCCCCTGGCATAAACACGGCGCGTTTTGGTCACCGTTTCTTTATCTGCTGTTTCCATCGATAAAATGATCAAATTCGGGATGGCAAAAACATCGGTGCTTTCGATGCCATAGGCTTTCAAAATACGTTGCATCGATTCTTCCACCCGGTATATTTCAGCACCATTAACTAAAAGGAGCACGCCCAAGTCAATTGTCGTGCTCAGCAATCGGTGGTAACTTAATTCTGTATCCAGGTGCTCACCCATTACAATCCTCTAAATAGGTCGCCCTAATAATATCCTGACGGGTGACAATGCCAAGCAATTCATCTTCTTCATTGACAATGGGGATGCGGTTCACTTGTTTGGTCAGCATCAACTGGGCCACTTCAGAGATATCCGCATATTCCGGCAAGGTCAGCGGATAAGGCGTCATGAGTTCAGACACCGTTGTGGCCGTCAAGGCTTCCACTTCAGACTTCATATTTTTGTAATTGATGGGAAAGGCGCTATCTAAAAACATCAGATACAGCGGTTTTTGAAGAGGTTTCTGCTGCTTAACCAAGTCACCCTCAGTTAAAATTCCCACCAACCGATTGTTGCGATCCACCACCGGCGCACCACTGATATTGTGCTCGACAAAAACCGTCGCTGCTTCCTTTAAATCAATTTCAGGGCGTATGGTGATCACATCACGGGTCATAATATCTTTTGCCAGCATTGTGGATGACCTCCTCTTTCATCAAAATAGCATTCGGATTAAAAGAACTGCTCTGTCTTTAAAAACCGTAAAAATTCTTCATTGGCTTGCGTTTTAAATTTTTTCTTATGGTAAACAATTCTAAAGCGTCGTTTAAACTCTTCTTCTTTAAGTTTGACCATCGCCAAGGTCCCAGCCTTTAAATCATTTTTGATGGCCCAACGCGACACAATTGTGAAACCGTAACCGCTTTTCACCGCTGTTTTTAGGGCGGTGGTGCTGCCCAGGCGCATCATCACATTTAAATTATTTGCGGAAAAACCGGCCAGCTTAAGATGGTGTTCAATTTCAGCCCGCGTGCCCGATCCTTTTTCTCGAGAAATAAAGGGGTATTTATCCAATTCAAAAACGGATATGCTGTCATGTTTTGCCCAGGGATGATTAGGACTGGTGATTACCACCAATTCATCATCTAAAAATGGAATGGATTCCAAATCTTTTCCAACCGGTGGTCCCTCTACCAGACCCACATCCAAAGTTGTACCGTGAATGGCCATTTCAATTTCATCTGAATTAGACACATCCAGGGATAGGGTTACTTTAGGGTGACGTTTTTTAAAGGTCCCAAGAATATAAGGGGCAATGTACTCACCAATGGTATTACTTGCCCCAATGCGCAGGCGACCAATGATGGTACTGTTCAGCTCCTGCATATCTTTTTCAAGATGCTGCTGCATATTGTTCATTTCTGTCGCAAATTTATAAAGCAACTCACCGCTTTCCGTCAGTATAATATTGCGGCTGACGCGGTCAAAAAGACGCGTACTGTAATGTTCTTCCAACATTTGAATTTGAAAACTCACAGCCGGTTGCGTTAAAAATAAGGCTTTTGCTGCCTTTGAAAAGCTTTTCTTTTCAACAACCATTAAAAAAACACGAATGCTATCATTTAACATCTGGCCACCCCCTTACTTTTGTTCCAAAATTTTTTCTAAGTCTGCTTCCGCCAAGTAGTGAATGAAATGACTGCAGGCTTCTGATTCAAAATGGTTCTCATTGAGCAAAATATTAAATCGACGCGGCATTTTTAAGTCCTTTATCCGGACAATAGAAGCCATCTTGCCTTCCACCATATCTCTAGCAGCCCACTTGCTCATAACGGAGATGCCCAATCCGCTGATGATGGCAGATTTAATCGCCGTAATATTGCCAATCTCCATGATGATGTTTAAAGATTCAACGTCAAATTCCGCATCAATGAGGGCCTGTTCAAAGACCAAGCGGCTACCGGACCCCGGCTCCCGAATGATAAATGGCTCTCCTGCCAGTTCATCCAGCGTCACTTCTTCACGTTCTGCCCAGGGATGCGTTATCGGAACAACAATCACCAATTCATCTTCTAAGATGCTCTGAAACATTAGTTCATCGTGTTTGACTTGACTTTCCACTAAACCGACGTCCAGATGGTTTGATAACACCAATTCTTCAACGTGCTTCGTATTATAAATTTCTAAGGTGATATCCACATCCGTATATTCATTTTTAAAAGCACAAATAATATAGGGCATAATATATTCACCAACCGTTCGGCTGGCGCCAATCATCAAGGTGCCCTTGACATGTCCTGTCAATTGCTGCATTTTACGTTCCAACTGACTTTGTAAATCATTCATTGATAAGGCATATTCCAGTAAAAGTTCACCAGCTTCAGTCAATTTGACATGGCGGTTTACACGGTCAAACAACATGGTTTGATAATACTGTTCCAAGGTTTGTATTTGAAAACTGATGGCCGGTTGCGTTAAATTCAATGCCTTAGCGGCCTTCGAAAAATTCTTTTTATCAGCAACGGTAATAAATACCTTTAAGCTGTCACTTAACAAAGAGTTTCCTCCTTTAATATTCTTGTCTATCCAGCAGCTTATCAATGATTTGGCAAAAATGAGGGGGTGGCGGTGCAAAAATAGAAATCCATTGATTGAGCTGTGGATGGAAAAATTGCAATTGCCAACTATGTAGAGCCTGCCCCTTGAAGCCGTATGCCTTTTGTCCTGGAGCATATGCCCAATCCCCTATGCAAGGGTGTCCCAGGGAAGCCATGTGTACCCGAACCTGATGGGTTCTTCCCGTCCATAAACGAACCGCTGCTAAAGAAGCCTCATCAGTGCAAATCAATGCATCGATATCACTGACAGCGGGCCGGCCGGCAGGATTAATTTCTCGTTTGTATGGGTGGCCGGTAATCCGTGCAATTGGCGCATCAACCCGTTTAAATGCAAAAGGCAGGCAGCCATGCACCAAGGTTAAATAGCGTCGCAACACCTTATGTTGGCCAAAGTCTTCAGCCAGCTGGGCGTGCGTTTCCATATCTTTTGCAACCAGCAAGGCACCGGAGGTGTCTTTGTCCAATCGGTGGACGATACCCGGTCGAAAATAATCGGTCCCCGGCGATAGTCTCGTATGGGCAAGCAATCCATTTACCAGGGTCGCATCATCGCAGGGGGTTGCTGCATGCACCAAAAGGCCTACCGGCTTATTGACAACTAAAAGCCACTCGTCCTCATAAAGAATATCCAGCGGCATGTCAACCGGCGTCAAGTCAATTGGCTGCGGTGCAGACCATTCAATACCATCGCCACATGTCAATTGCCGGCCGGGTTTGCGAACGACTGCTCCATTAAGGCGTACCCGTCCTTCTTTCACAGCCTTTCGAATGGCCGACCTGCTTTCACCCATTTGTCCGGCGAGCCATTCATCCAAGCGTTGCCGGTCTTGTACCCCGTATTGAAATTTACTTGTTTGTGGACTTGTTTTCATCTTTAAAAATAAACACCGCCATCAAGAAAACACCGCAGGTAACCGCAATATCAGCTACATTAAAAATTGGAAAAAAATGAAAGTCAATAAAGTCCGTCACACTGCCCTTTACAATACGATCAATTAAATTGCCAAGAGCGCCGGCGATAATCAACCCTGTCGATATTTCCAGGAGAAGGGATTGATGCTTATTCTGATGACGATACCATAAAAGAAAAGCCAAGAGCAAAAAAGTCAATGCGATGAATAAAACCCGGCCACCTGCCATAATGCCAAAGGCCGCACCTCTATTTTCAATATAGGTGAGGGACATCAGCGAAGAAGTGATCGGTATGCTCTGACCTAAATCCATTGCATCCCGTACCAGCCATTTGCTAACTTGATCTAAGCCCAACATTAAAACGATAATACCCAAAAATTTAGTTTGCATATAGAACTCTCTAGATAGCCTGTGCCATGGCCAGTAAGTTAGCAAGCCATTCGCTGATACCCGGCAAATTCATTGTAATGATATTTTTCAAAATCATACCAACGATGGCCAATACAAGGGCTAAGCCAATGGTGCTGCCCAAGCCTCTGGCCAAGCCGATGAGGAAGTTCATAAAAAGCAACCGGTAAGGATGTGCCAAATAGCTTGCATATTCAGCCAAGCGCGCTTTTTCCATAGCAGAAATAAGCTTATTAAACTGTTCCTGATTAGACCCGTTACCATCCGCCAGATCCTGAAGCTCTTCTTTAGCCTCCCGGTAGCGAATGTCCGGTGACTCCCCCATTTTACGCTTGCTAAAAAATACCACAGCAGATCCTCCTGTTTTTAATTATTAAGTGCATGTATCGGCGCCGGAATCCGCCCACCACGGGCTATAAAAGCGCTTGAATCATAGCGACTGATGTCCATAATCGGTGCATAGCCTAATAAACCGCCAAATTCTACTTTATCCCCTACAGATTTACCTGGAACAGGAATAACGCGGACAGCAGTGGTTTTGCGGTTAATCATCCCAATGGCCGCTTCATCGGCAATCATAGCAGCAATGGTGGAAGCCGGTGTATCACCTGGAATAGCAACCATATCAATGCCGACGGAGCAGACCGACGTCATTGCTTCCAGCTTACTAAAAGACAGGGCGCCTTCCTGGGCAGCCCGAATCATTCCCGCATCTTCGCTGACCGGTATAAAAGCACCTGATAATCCGCCAACATGCGAACTGGCCATTGCGCCACCTTTTTTTACAGCATCATTTAGCATGGCTAGGGCTGCTGTCGTCCCATGCGTGCCGACCCGTTCCAAGCCGATGGCTTCTAAAATATCCGCAACCGAGTCCCCCACGGCCGGTGTCGGGGCCAAAGACAAGTCTACAATGCCAAAGGGAACGCCCAAACGGTCTGCGGCAACACGACCGACCATTTCACCGCTACGGGTAATCTTATACGCCATGCGCTTAATATGTTCCGCAATAACATCAAAACTTTCTTTTTCCCGGCCTTTAAGGGCATTCAATACCACACCCGGC from Peptococcus niger carries:
- a CDS encoding KH domain-containing protein, which codes for MEALVKHLVQALVDYPEAVEVRIKESDTAVNVTVQVAGEDMGKIIGKQGRIANALRTVLKAVGARMHKKVYVEIVE
- a CDS encoding YebC/PmpR family DNA-binding transcriptional regulator; amino-acid sequence: MGRIHNIEGKKNKMDSQRSASFTKHARNISVAARMGGGDPAYNATLKLAIDKAKADNMPNDNIQRAIKKGTGDNDSDKFEHITYEGYGPGGVAIMIDCLTDNKNRTAGNVRHLLDKNGGNLGTNGCVAFLFERKGAIAIDRAETPIGEDELMELVLENGAEDFISEADYFEVITGPEDFSPVLDACREAGASIITSDISMLPVTTVEADKSTSSKMEKLLNDLEADDDVQNVYTNAQ
- a CDS encoding deoxyuridine 5'-triphosphate nucleotidohydrolase; translated protein: MIYFEKVSAKQFAEDAEKNGYSVLDIKAVYRKISLPVRATAGSAGYDFYTPFQIHLSPGESICIPTGIRAAMPEGVVLLLMPRSGLGIRYRLQLANTIGVIDSDYYGALNEGHILTTITNDSKKGDVLTLAAGERFMQGVFLPHLLCDDDEALAQRTGGFGSTGEKNLDSKG
- the ffh gene encoding signal recognition particle protein gives rise to the protein MAFDGLADRLQDVFSKITGKGKISEADLKDVLKEVRLALLEADVNYKVVKSFVAHIKDRALGSEVMESLTPGQQVVKIVHDELTQLMGGEQEKIQIASQPPTVIMMVGLQGSGKTTTSGKLARYMRDKMKKRPLLVACDVYRPAAVKQLEVLGDQLDIPVYSEGTDESPVDIAVRAREHARSHNNDVVILDTAGRLHIDAALMEELEGIKAAVDPSEILLVIDAMTGQDAVSVADGFNETLAITGLVLTKLDGDTRGGAALSVKEVTGCPIKFIGMGEKLDALEPFHPDRMANRILGMGDVLTLIDKAQEAFDEEEAQKIQERIINQSFTLEDYLAQMTQMQQMGDMDSLLEMVPGLNKKALKNVKIDAREMERSKAVILSMTKAERQSPKIINGSRRKRIAAGAGVRVQDVNRLLKQFDQSQTLMKQLTQMAGGKGGKKKRLPFFGL
- the trmD gene encoding tRNA (guanosine(37)-N1)-methyltransferase TrmD, with amino-acid sequence MKIRVFSLFPEMFDGALSASLLGKAQDKGILSLEVINFREFALDKHRHVDDTPYGGGQGMVLMPQPLIAAMEANAPMSDNSEIILLSPQGKTFTQSDAVRLADRDELSFVCGHYEGFDERIRHFVDSEYSIGDYVLTGGELPAMVMIDTIARLIPGVIKERASYEEDSFFQGLLEYPQYTKPRVFRDMEVPDVLLSGHHANIRRWQKKEALRRTWLRRPDLLEDYSLSDEEKKLLLEAQAEEEACHQDG
- a CDS encoding YlqD family protein, which codes for MSEEKLTVMGKVTYKQVVTQAYKEKALAEVDEQIAKIDEELANFDKQMDKTMTELTLKAHPQIEQLRQQFNMERQKIAVYREQIESGKQAVDILAEGEEVTAGEGNFVTELAVGEPFNLNLNREVVIKDDVVIDIRRPNA
- the ylxM gene encoding YlxM family DNA-binding protein — its product is MSTTLGHLAEITRLFDFYAPLLTDKQRDLFTLYYEEDLSLAEIASAMDTSRQAVHSTLRRVESLLTDYENRLALAKKDEQYQAYYTQLEGAIKDLAGGDAKVFQVAMDVLSILKGGQNDGF
- the rimM gene encoding ribosome maturation factor RimM (Essential for efficient processing of 16S rRNA) is translated as MMSSSTSVGPMPKLRTVTVGQVQAAHGVHGELKIKPLCDDPKRFDDLDEIMLAHKEMVEKYTIRSRRYHKGSVLLQLDGLEDRNAAEAVKGYDCLIPFDQRRPLPPDRFYIDDLIGLSVYEDGICLGEIREVLQPGANDVYVVHGTDGKRIYVPALKTVVNRVDLAAGQMDVQLPAGLRDE
- the rpsP gene encoding 30S ribosomal protein S16, with the protein product MATKIRLKRMGAKKKPFYRIVVADSRAPRDGRFIEEIGYYDPNKNPADIKVDAEKAQKWLSTGAQPSDTVRSLFKKAGVKKNA